Proteins encoded by one window of Candidatus Methylomirabilota bacterium:
- a CDS encoding 6-phosphogluconolactonase has translation MKVVVHRDAAELAEAAARLFRERVAARPGLAMAVPAGRTPRRMYALLRERQAREPVDFGAMRVFSVDELCPPAPSDGYFWRQVREEFLAWAGVPPARWHPFRVDAPDLEAMCAEYEAAIAGTGGLDLVMLGLGPNAHIASNEPGSAFDSVTRPVRLLPETVGYILTDEVIQGGVSDRAVTLGIDTILKSREVVVLVSGRAKREPLAKALEGPIGPTVPASALRLHARCTVLADREASP, from the coding sequence GTGAAGGTCGTCGTCCATCGCGACGCCGCCGAGCTGGCCGAGGCGGCGGCGCGCCTCTTCCGCGAGCGGGTCGCCGCGCGGCCGGGGCTCGCGATGGCGGTGCCCGCCGGCCGGACGCCGCGGCGCATGTACGCGCTCCTGCGCGAGAGGCAGGCGCGCGAGCCCGTGGACTTCGGCGCGATGCGCGTCTTCTCCGTGGACGAGCTCTGCCCGCCCGCGCCGAGCGACGGCTACTTCTGGCGCCAGGTCCGCGAGGAGTTCCTCGCGTGGGCCGGCGTGCCGCCCGCGCGCTGGCACCCGTTCCGGGTGGACGCGCCCGACCTCGAGGCCATGTGCGCCGAGTACGAGGCGGCGATCGCCGGGACCGGCGGGCTCGACCTCGTCATGCTGGGGCTCGGGCCCAACGCGCACATCGCGTCGAACGAGCCCGGGAGCGCCTTCGACTCGGTGACCCGGCCCGTTCGCCTCCTGCCCGAGACCGTGGGCTACATTCTGACCGACGAGGTGATCCAGGGCGGCGTCTCGGACCGCGCGGTGACGCTCGGCATCGACACGATTCTGAAATCGCGCGAGGTCGTCGTGCTCGTGAGCGGCCGCGCCAAGCGCGAGCCTCTCGCGAAGGCCCTCGAGGGGCCGATCGGCCCGACGGTGCCCGCCTCGGCGCTCCGGCTCCACGCCCGCTGCACAGTGCTCGCCGACCGGGAGGCGAGCCCCTGA
- a CDS encoding DsrE family protein, which yields MARILYVGTSGSDDPTRAGLPFNFALGALEAGHQAEIFLAGEASYVMKEEIATAILPVGMPPLREMLQKVVEQRVPIYV from the coding sequence ATGGCCAGGATTCTCTACGTTGGCACCTCGGGCAGCGACGATCCGACCCGCGCCGGCCTGCCCTTCAACTTCGCGCTCGGAGCCCTCGAGGCCGGCCACCAGGCCGAGATCTTCCTCGCCGGCGAGGCTTCCTACGTCATGAAGGAGGAGATCGCCACCGCGATCCTGCCCGTCGGCATGCCGCCGCTCCGGGAGATGCTCCAGAAGGTGGTCGAGCAGCGCGTGCCGATCTACGTCTGA